From the genome of Uranotaenia lowii strain MFRU-FL chromosome 1, ASM2978415v1, whole genome shotgun sequence, one region includes:
- the LOC129737822 gene encoding uncharacterized protein K02A2.6-like: MLQQQQEFMRQQQDMFLRTLSSISVQIPSNPEVILDSLSHHIKEFRYDPDNNITFVTWYARYKDLFEQDASRLDSEAKVRLLLRKMGSAEHERYVNFILPKLPKDYQFDETVRKLGILFGAAESLISKRYRCLQTTKKSTEDYVSFSCRVNKNAVDFELSKLTEEQFKCLLFVCGMKAECDAEVRTRLLAKIEDRNDVTLEQLSEDCQRLMCLKRDTAMIEGTSGPPASAVQFVERNYNRKQISKSSPKKVNSPKNIPPTPCWKCGAMHYTRECPYKDHKCSDCGNNGHREGYCLSENKSAKPYHKKQNKTFRANAVKVNAVQQKRKFVQADINGAEVQLQLDTGSDISVVSKRVWEKIGKPSTTPAVRNASTASGAPLQLLFKFQCDVNVNGQQRRGTFHVVDKSFNVFGIDLLDAFGLWSVPISSFCNQSAKPSTSSESFEAAPRFKNSASSTSPQHNRTARLNHFETFERGEVRFQ; encoded by the coding sequence ATGCTGCAACAGCAGCAGGAATTCATGCGGCAGCAGCAGGATATGTTCCTCCGTACGCTGTCATCAATTAGTGTGCAAATTCCATCAAACCCAGAAGTGATTTTAGATTCACTGTCGCATCACATTAAGGAGTTCCGGTACGACCCGGACAACAACATTACGTTCGTGACTTGGTACGCGCGGTACAAGGACCTGTTCGAGCAAGACGCTTCCCGGCTCGACAGCGAGGCAAAAGTGCGTTTGCTTCTCCGGAAGATGGGTTCCGCCGAACATGAACGGTACGTCAACTTCATTCTTCCGAAGCTACCGAAGGACTACCAATTCGATGAAACAGTTCGGAAATTGGGGATCCTGTTTGGTGCTGCTGAATCGCTCATCAGCAAGCGGTATCGTTGCCTGCAGACAACGAAAAAGTCCACCGAAGATTACGTTTCGTTTTCATGCCGTGTAAACAAGAACGCGGTCGATTTTGAGCTGAGTAAATTGACGGAGGAGCAGttcaaatgtttattatttgtttGCGGCATGAAAGCGGAGTGTGATGCAGAGGTGCGTACTAGACTGTTGGCAAAAATCGAGGACCGGAACGACGTGACCCTGGAGCAGCTTTCTGAAGACTGCCAGCGGCTGATGTGTCTGAAGAGAGACACTGCTATGATCGAGGGAACATCCGGGCCACCAGCATCAGCAGTGCAGTTCGTGGAGCGGAACTATAATCGGaaacaaatttccaaaagtTCTCCGAAAAAAGTGAATTCCCCCAAAAACATTCCCCCAACCCCTTGTTGGAAGTGCGGCGCAATGCACTACACTCGTGAGTGCCCGTACAAGGACCACAAGTGTAGTGATTGTGGCAACAACGGACACCGTGAAGGTTATTGTTTATCCGAAAACAAAAGTGCAAAGCCCTATcacaagaaacaaaataaaacttttcggGCGAATGCAGTGAAAGTGAATGCAGTGcaacaaaaacgaaaatttgttcaagctGATATTAACGGTGCTGAAGTGCAACTGCAGTTGGACACTGGATCCGACATCAGTGTGGTATCGAAGCGTGTGTGGGAGAAAATCGGGAAGCCTTCCACCACCCCTGCAGTACGTAATGCATCTACGGCTTCTGGTGCCCCCCTCCAGCTCCTTTTCAAGTTCCAGTGTGACGTCAACGTCAATGGCCAGCAGCGCCGTGGGACATTTCACGTGGTCGACAAATCGTTCAACGTGTTCGGTATCGATTTGCTCGACGCTTTTGGGCTCTGGTCGGTGCCGATTTCTTCTTTTTGCAACCAGAGTGCCAAACCATCCACATCGTCGGAGTCATTTGAGGCAGCACCACGTTTCAAAAATTCAGCATCCAGCACTTCACCACAGCACAATCGCACAGCAAGGCTGAACCATTTCGAGACATTCGAGAGGGGAGAAGTTCGGTTCCAATAA